The following coding sequences lie in one Azospirillum humicireducens genomic window:
- the tmk gene encoding dTMP kinase — MPTASVPGNRGRFITLEGGEGAGKSTQLRRLAETLREALRARGVELVTTREPGGSPGAEEIRGLLVTGETGRWSPTTEALLHTAARRDHLERTVWPALEAGTWVLCDRFFDSTMAYQGYGLGLGRGLVETLQTAALGGFRPDLTLILDIDVETGLRRAVARHGGEDRYERMDIGFHQRLRDGFLDIARREPERCAVVDADADLDTVQARIRDAVTSRLGLVS, encoded by the coding sequence ATGCCGACCGCCTCAGTTCCCGGCAATCGCGGGCGCTTCATCACGCTGGAAGGCGGCGAAGGGGCCGGCAAGTCGACGCAGCTGCGCCGGCTGGCCGAGACCCTGCGCGAGGCCCTGCGCGCCCGCGGCGTTGAGTTGGTGACGACGCGCGAGCCGGGCGGGTCGCCGGGAGCCGAGGAGATCCGCGGCCTGCTGGTGACCGGCGAGACCGGGCGCTGGAGTCCGACCACCGAGGCGCTGCTGCACACCGCCGCCCGCCGCGACCATCTGGAACGCACCGTTTGGCCGGCGCTGGAGGCCGGGACCTGGGTGCTGTGCGACCGCTTCTTCGACAGCACCATGGCCTATCAGGGCTATGGGCTGGGGCTGGGGCGCGGGCTGGTGGAGACCCTGCAGACGGCGGCGCTGGGCGGCTTCCGCCCCGACCTGACCCTGATCCTCGACATCGACGTGGAGACGGGCCTGCGCCGGGCGGTGGCACGCCATGGCGGCGAGGACCGCTATGAGCGGATGGACATCGGCTTTCACCAGCGGCTGCGCGACGGCTTCCTCGACATCGCCCGGCGGGAACCGGAGCGCTGCGCCGTGGTCGATGCCGACGCCGACCTCGACACCGTGCAGGCCCGCATCCGGGACGCGGTGACAAGCCGGCTGGGGCTGGTGTCGTGA
- a CDS encoding DNA polymerase III subunit delta', producing MSKARPPAPAAPAAEEALAPRRNPDLVGHEEAERLLLEAWNSGRLPHAWLIGGTPGIGKATLAFRFARFVLAQEQPGDSLFGNSLLGGAAPVTSLHIGPDHPVFRRVASGGHADMLTIERQRDEKKGRLKRDIAVDDVRKIGPFLRRTSAEGGWRVAVIDGADRMNLSGLNAILKILEEPPPGALLLLVSDNPGGMLPTIRSRCRKLTLKPLAEETVIDLLGQHRPDIAAADRPALARLSEGSVGRAIDLADAGGLALYREMIGLLSDLPRIDIVAAHAFGDKLTRKQDDGMFETATELLVWWLARFARSLARGSWPAEVVPGETALMARLANAPNPNVRGLERWVEVWEKVQRLFARAESANLDRKQVVLNALSALETAAA from the coding sequence GTGAGCAAGGCGCGCCCCCCTGCCCCGGCGGCACCCGCCGCCGAAGAGGCGCTCGCCCCCCGGCGCAACCCGGACCTCGTCGGGCATGAGGAGGCGGAACGGCTGCTGCTGGAGGCGTGGAATTCCGGCCGGCTGCCGCATGCCTGGCTGATCGGCGGCACGCCGGGGATCGGCAAGGCGACGCTGGCCTTCCGCTTCGCCCGCTTCGTCCTGGCGCAGGAGCAGCCGGGCGACAGCCTGTTCGGCAACAGTCTCTTGGGCGGTGCCGCGCCGGTCACGTCCCTGCACATCGGGCCGGACCATCCGGTGTTCCGGCGGGTGGCGTCGGGCGGACATGCCGACATGCTGACCATCGAGCGCCAGCGCGACGAGAAGAAGGGCCGGCTGAAGCGCGACATCGCGGTGGACGACGTGCGCAAGATCGGTCCCTTCCTGCGCCGCACCTCGGCGGAAGGCGGCTGGCGCGTCGCGGTGATCGACGGCGCCGACCGCATGAACCTGAGCGGCCTGAACGCCATCCTGAAGATCCTGGAGGAACCGCCGCCCGGCGCCCTGCTGCTGCTGGTCAGCGACAATCCCGGCGGCATGCTGCCGACCATCCGCTCGCGCTGCCGCAAGCTGACGCTGAAGCCGCTGGCCGAAGAGACGGTGATCGACCTGCTGGGACAGCACCGGCCCGACATCGCCGCAGCCGACCGCCCGGCATTGGCCCGGCTGTCGGAGGGCAGCGTCGGCCGCGCCATCGACCTTGCCGATGCCGGCGGACTGGCGCTGTACCGCGAGATGATCGGGCTGCTGTCCGACCTGCCGCGCATCGACATCGTCGCGGCCCACGCCTTCGGCGACAAGCTGACCCGCAAACAGGATGACGGGATGTTCGAGACGGCGACCGAACTGCTGGTCTGGTGGCTGGCCCGCTTCGCCCGCTCGCTCGCCCGCGGGTCCTGGCCGGCGGAGGTGGTGCCGGGAGAGACCGCCCTGATGGCGCGGCTGGCGAATGCCCCCAACCCCAATGTTCGTGGTCTTGAACGTTGGGTGGAGGTGTGGGAAAAGGTTCAGCGTCTTTTCGCGCGCGCGGAATCCGCAAACCTGGACCGCAAGCAGGTGGTCCTGAACGCCCTGTCGGCGCTGGAAACGGCCGCCGCCTAG
- the metG gene encoding methionine--tRNA ligase has product MAGPKTFYLTTPIYYVNDVPHIGHAYTTLACDVLARFMRLDGYDVKFLTGTDEHGQKVEKSAEKAGIAPQDFTDRVSQNFRDLVSLMNYSNDDFIRTTEPRHVKSVQALWTVLKEKGEIYLGSYAGWYSVRDEAFYGEDELTTSPTGKKIAPTGAECEWVEEPSYFFKLSAWQDRLIEFYEQNPDFIAPAGKRNEVMSFVKSGLKDLSVSRTTFKWGIPVPGDDAHIMYVWLDALANYITAVGYPDTTGDYAKYWPADLHMVGKDILRFHAVYWPAFLMAAGLQPPRRVFAHGWWTIEGQKMSKSLGNVIAPDTLVNTYGLDQTRYFLLREVPFGNDGDFSHKQMVNRINGNLANDYGNLVQRVLSMIGKNCGAAVPTPGAFTEADNTLLGSAYGMLDIVRAEIRAQAFHKALDAIWAVVGDANRYVDEQAPWALKKTDPARMATVLYVLAETIRHLAILTQPVMPDSSAKILDLLALGPDARGFGTLGPAGALVAGTPLPTPQGVFPRYVEEPKA; this is encoded by the coding sequence ATGGCCGGGCCGAAGACCTTCTACCTGACGACGCCGATCTATTACGTGAACGACGTGCCGCACATCGGCCACGCCTACACGACGCTTGCCTGCGACGTCCTCGCCCGGTTCATGCGCCTCGACGGCTATGACGTGAAGTTCCTGACCGGCACCGACGAGCATGGCCAGAAGGTGGAGAAGTCGGCGGAGAAGGCCGGCATCGCGCCGCAGGACTTCACCGACCGGGTGTCGCAGAACTTCCGCGATCTCGTGTCGCTGATGAACTATTCCAACGACGACTTCATCCGCACCACCGAGCCGCGCCACGTCAAGTCGGTTCAGGCGCTGTGGACGGTGCTGAAGGAGAAGGGCGAGATTTACCTCGGTTCCTACGCCGGCTGGTATTCGGTCCGCGACGAGGCCTTCTATGGCGAGGACGAGCTGACCACCAGCCCGACCGGCAAGAAGATCGCCCCGACCGGCGCCGAATGCGAGTGGGTGGAGGAGCCGTCCTACTTCTTCAAGCTCTCGGCCTGGCAGGACCGGCTGATCGAGTTCTATGAACAGAACCCGGATTTCATCGCGCCGGCCGGCAAGCGCAACGAGGTGATGTCCTTCGTCAAGTCGGGACTGAAGGACCTGTCGGTCAGCCGCACCACCTTCAAGTGGGGCATCCCGGTGCCGGGCGACGACGCCCACATCATGTATGTCTGGCTCGACGCGCTGGCAAACTACATCACCGCCGTCGGCTATCCCGACACCACGGGCGACTATGCCAAATACTGGCCGGCCGACCTGCACATGGTCGGCAAGGACATCCTGCGCTTCCATGCCGTCTATTGGCCGGCCTTCCTGATGGCCGCCGGCCTGCAGCCGCCCCGCCGTGTCTTCGCCCACGGCTGGTGGACCATCGAAGGCCAGAAGATGTCCAAGTCGCTGGGCAACGTGATCGCGCCGGACACGCTGGTCAACACCTACGGCCTCGACCAGACCCGCTATTTCCTGCTGCGCGAAGTGCCGTTCGGCAATGACGGCGACTTCTCGCACAAGCAGATGGTGAACCGGATCAACGGCAACCTCGCCAACGATTACGGCAATCTGGTGCAGCGCGTCCTGTCGATGATCGGCAAGAACTGCGGCGCCGCCGTGCCGACGCCGGGCGCCTTCACCGAAGCCGACAACACGCTCCTTGGCTCGGCCTACGGCATGCTCGACATCGTCCGGGCGGAGATCAGGGCGCAGGCCTTCCACAAGGCGCTGGACGCCATCTGGGCCGTGGTCGGCGACGCCAACCGCTATGTCGACGAACAGGCCCCCTGGGCGCTGAAGAAGACCGATCCGGCGCGGATGGCGACCGTGCTCTATGTGCTGGCCGAGACGATCCGCCATCTCGCCATCCTGACCCAGCCGGTGATGCCGGACAGCTCCGCCAAGATCCTCGACCTGTTGGCTCTGGGTCCGGACGCGCGCGGTTTCGGCACGCTGGGTCCGGCGGGGGCGCTGGTGGCCGGCACCCCGCTGCCGACGCCGCAGGGCGTCTTCCCGCGTTACGTCGAAGAACCGAAGGCCTGA
- a CDS encoding TatD family hydrolase has product MLVDSHCHLDFPDFAEELDAVVDRARQAGIGRMVTICTYISRFDRILAVAERYDDILCTVGVHPHQAAEEFAITTVDKLVELSRHPKVIGLGETGLDYFYDKSPRDQQQECFRRHIRASLETGLPLIIHTRDADDDTMRIVKEEAAGQPVKGLLHCFSSGRALAEEAVEYGFTLSLSGIVTFKKSEDLRAIVKDVPLDRILVETDAPYLAPIPFRGKRNEPAYVAHTAACVAEVKGVSAEELARVTTDNFFRLFAKAAQDKAVA; this is encoded by the coding sequence ATGCTCGTCGACAGCCATTGCCATCTCGACTTCCCCGATTTCGCCGAGGAGCTGGACGCGGTCGTCGACCGCGCCCGGCAGGCCGGCATCGGGCGGATGGTCACGATCTGCACCTACATCAGCCGCTTCGACCGCATCCTGGCGGTGGCCGAACGCTATGACGACATCCTCTGCACAGTGGGGGTCCATCCCCATCAGGCGGCGGAGGAGTTCGCCATCACCACCGTCGACAAGCTGGTGGAGCTGTCGCGCCATCCCAAGGTGATCGGGCTGGGCGAGACCGGACTGGACTACTTCTACGACAAGAGCCCGCGCGACCAGCAGCAGGAGTGTTTCCGCCGGCACATCCGCGCCAGCCTGGAGACCGGCCTGCCGCTGATCATCCACACCCGCGACGCCGACGACGACACCATGCGCATCGTCAAGGAGGAAGCCGCCGGGCAACCGGTGAAGGGGCTGCTGCATTGCTTCAGCTCCGGCCGGGCGCTGGCGGAAGAGGCGGTGGAGTACGGCTTCACCCTGTCGCTGTCGGGGATCGTCACCTTCAAGAAGTCGGAAGACCTGCGCGCCATCGTCAAGGACGTGCCGCTCGACCGCATCCTGGTGGAGACCGACGCGCCTTATCTGGCGCCGATCCCCTTCCGCGGAAAGCGCAACGAGCCGGCCTATGTCGCCCACACCGCGGCTTGCGTGGCGGAGGTGAAGGGCGTGTCGGCCGAGGAGCTTGCGCGCGTCACCACCGACAACTTCTTCCGCCTGTTCGCTAAGGCCGCCCAAGACAAGGCGGTTGCATGA
- a CDS encoding MBL fold metallo-hydrolase, translating to MSVDGASAGASPGAMRVTVLGCGGSRGVPVIAGVPGGQWGRCDPANPKNRRMRPSVLVEHGGVSVLVDTSPDLRQQFLDSGCSRLDAVLWTHQHADHCHGIDELREICRQMHAPIDAYGWDEHLRDIEIRFPYCFAPLPEGYPFYRPVLRSHRIDGPFSVKGLEVTPFEQDHGYMRTVGYRFGRFAYSTDVVRLDERAFAALAGIDTWMVDCGRIEPPHPVHAHLALTLEWIERVQPRRAFLTHMDNTMDYDSLRRILPEGVEPAYDGMVIEV from the coding sequence ATGAGTGTGGACGGCGCATCAGCCGGCGCTTCACCGGGCGCGATGCGCGTGACCGTGCTGGGCTGCGGCGGGTCGCGCGGCGTTCCGGTGATCGCCGGCGTGCCGGGCGGGCAGTGGGGGCGCTGCGATCCCGCCAACCCCAAGAACCGCCGCATGCGCCCGTCGGTGCTGGTGGAGCATGGCGGCGTGTCGGTTCTGGTCGACACCTCGCCCGACCTGCGGCAGCAGTTCCTCGACAGCGGCTGTTCGCGGCTGGATGCCGTGTTGTGGACGCACCAGCATGCCGACCATTGCCACGGCATCGACGAGCTGCGCGAGATCTGCCGGCAGATGCATGCGCCGATCGACGCCTATGGCTGGGACGAGCATCTGCGCGATATCGAAATCCGCTTCCCCTACTGCTTCGCTCCGTTGCCAGAGGGCTATCCCTTCTACCGCCCGGTGCTGAGGTCGCACCGCATCGACGGTCCGTTCAGCGTGAAGGGCCTGGAGGTGACGCCGTTCGAGCAGGACCACGGCTATATGCGGACGGTGGGCTACCGCTTCGGGCGCTTCGCCTATTCGACCGATGTGGTGCGGCTGGACGAGCGGGCCTTCGCGGCGCTGGCGGGGATCGACACCTGGATGGTCGATTGCGGCCGGATCGAACCGCCGCATCCGGTGCACGCGCATCTGGCGCTGACGCTGGAATGGATCGAGCGGGTGCAGCCTCGGCGGGCCTTTCTCACCCACATGGACAACACGATGGATTACGACAGCCTGCGGCGGATCCTGCCGGAGGGGGTCGAACCGGCGTATGACGGGATGGTGATCGAGGTTTGA
- a CDS encoding TRAP transporter substrate-binding protein yields MKRRAFLTSAGVGVAASTLAAPAIAQSSPEIKWRCASSFPKSLDTIYGGAEFVSKRVAELTDGKFQIRVFAAGEIVPALQVLDAVKDNTIECGHTVSYYYVGKDPTFAFDAAMPFGLNARQQNAWMSHGGGKELMAEFFAGHNLVAIGAGNTGTQMGGWFRKEIKTVEDLKGLKFRIGGYAGTIMARLGVVPQQIGGGDIYPALEKGTIDGAEFVGPYDDEKLGFNKVAKYYYYPGWWEGGPQVSMLFGKEKFDSLPPAYKAALQAACADATLDMLGKYDVQNMTALKRLVAAGTQLRPFPNEVMQACYQAAIEVYEEEAAKNEKFRKIYEAWKKFREEEYLWFRVAEYSFDRFVYAAPPLEKKK; encoded by the coding sequence ATGAAACGTCGTGCATTTCTGACCTCGGCCGGTGTGGGCGTCGCCGCCAGCACGCTTGCCGCCCCCGCCATCGCCCAGTCCTCGCCCGAGATCAAGTGGCGGTGCGCCTCCAGCTTCCCGAAGAGCCTCGACACCATCTACGGTGGTGCGGAGTTCGTGTCCAAGCGCGTGGCCGAGCTGACCGACGGCAAGTTCCAGATCCGTGTCTTCGCAGCCGGCGAGATCGTTCCGGCGCTGCAGGTTCTGGATGCGGTCAAGGACAACACCATCGAGTGCGGCCACACCGTCTCCTATTACTACGTCGGCAAGGATCCGACCTTCGCCTTCGACGCGGCGATGCCGTTCGGCCTGAACGCGCGCCAGCAGAACGCCTGGATGAGCCATGGCGGCGGCAAGGAGCTGATGGCGGAGTTCTTCGCCGGCCATAACCTCGTCGCCATCGGCGCCGGCAACACCGGCACCCAGATGGGCGGCTGGTTCCGCAAGGAAATCAAGACGGTCGAAGACCTGAAGGGCCTGAAGTTCCGCATCGGCGGCTATGCCGGCACCATCATGGCCCGTCTGGGCGTCGTTCCGCAGCAGATCGGCGGCGGCGACATCTATCCGGCGCTGGAGAAGGGAACCATCGACGGCGCCGAGTTCGTCGGCCCCTACGACGACGAGAAGCTCGGCTTCAACAAGGTCGCCAAATACTACTACTATCCCGGCTGGTGGGAAGGCGGCCCGCAGGTCTCCATGCTGTTCGGCAAGGAGAAGTTCGACTCGCTGCCGCCGGCCTACAAGGCGGCGCTGCAGGCGGCCTGCGCCGACGCGACGCTGGACATGCTGGGCAAGTACGACGTCCAGAACATGACCGCGCTGAAGCGTCTGGTCGCCGCCGGCACCCAGCTGCGCCCCTTCCCCAACGAGGTGATGCAGGCCTGCTATCAGGCCGCCATCGAGGTGTACGAGGAAGAGGCCGCGAAGAACGAGAAGTTCCGCAAGATCTATGAGGCGTGGAAGAAGTTCCGCGAGGAAGAGTATCTGTGGTTCCGCGTCGCCGAATACAGCTTCGACCGCTTCGTCTACGCGGCCCCGCCGCTTGAGAAGAAGAAGTAA